TGATCCTGTCCAACCTGAAATCGCGGTAGTCATTAGGCAGCCTGCAGTAGCCTATCAGGTGCCAGAAACTATCCAGGTAAAACACGCCAATGGGCTCCACATCGCGTTTGGTATCCTGTTGCGAGTGGAAGGCGAAATAGTCAATGCAGATCACCTTTTTATAAATGATGGCATCCAATATGGTTTGGATATGGTTTGCATTATCGGCCCGTTTTTGACTGTGACTTTTCAACACCTCAATACTACCATCCAGGTTTTCGAGCGCGTCTTTTTCGTGCGATTTAAGGATGGCCCTAACCTTATACATGGCCGATTGATATTGAGCCATGGTTGTTGTATCGGTAAGCTTTTCAACAAACTTTTCGGCCGTTAAAAAAGCGGTGGCTTCTTCGCGGGTAAACATTACCGGGGGCAGGCGGTAACCATCCATAATAGAGTAGCCCACGCCGGCCTCGCCTATCAACGGAATGCCGGCTTCTTCAAGCGTTTTTATATCGCGGTATACCGTGCGCAAACTGATATTGAACCTATCGGCAATATCGCCAGCCTTTACAACTCTGCGCGATTGTAACTGAATTAAAATGGCTGATATTCGGTCGATGCGGTTCATGGCGTCCAAATTAAATAAAAAACAATTTACCTTTGACCATTATTTATCTACAATATGGCTGCTCAACCCGAAGAAAAGATCATAACATTTGAAACTTATTACGATGTTATGCTGGCCCACATTATCCGCACCAAGTTGGAAGGCTATGGCATTCCCTGCTTTATTGCCGACGAAAACACCATAGGCTCAAACCCGTTATATAACCAAGCCGTAGGCGGCATCAAATTAAAAATATTTGAACGCGACCTGGAACGCTGCCGCGAAATATTAGCAGCCGAAGGTGATCTGCACGATCAGGACCATATAGAAATTGACGATGAAACGCTTAACGCCGTAATCTGCCCCTACTGCGGATCGACCAACGTGCGCTACGGTTCGGCAACAGAAAAGCGGGTGCATTGGCTTACTGCTATCGTATCTTTTTTTCTGATGATCTTCCCTTTTTACAGTCGCAAAGCCTGGCATTGTTTTAACTGCCAGCGCGATTTTGAGTAGTTTTTTATAGTTGGAAGTCTTAGGTCGGAAGTCTTAAGTAGTTCACTCACCGATGAAAACTTTCGACTTAAGGCTGCCGACTTAAGACTTAAGACTGTTTTTTATATATTAGCGCTATGTACAACCGCCGTAAGTTCATTAAACTATCAGCAGCAGGTGCCTCACTTGCAGCACTTTCAAAATCAACTATAGCAAAAACCATAACGCCACGGCCCGAAGGTGGCTATCCAATTGTTATCTCTACCTGGGATTTTGGCATCATTGCCAATAAAGGGGCATGGAAAGTATTATCGGCCGGCGGCCGCGCGCTGGATGCCATTGAAGCCGGTGCCCGCATTCCCGAAGCCGAAGATATTACCAACCACACTGTAGGCCGTACAGGTTTGCCGGATCGTGACGGTCACGTTACCCTCGATTCGTGCATTATGGACGAGTTTGGTAACTGCGGCTCGGTAGCAGCTATGGAAAATATAGCCCACCCTATTTCGGTAGCCCGCATGGTGATGGAAAAAACCCCACACGTAATGCTGGTTGGCGAAGGCGCTACCCAATTTGCCGTTGAACAGGGCATGAAAAAGGAAAAGCTGCTAACCACCGAAACAGAAAAGATTTGGAAGGAATGGTTAAAAACGGCTAAATACAGCCCGGTAATGAATATTGAAAACGGCGGTAAACCCGGCAATAAATACAACCACGATACCATTGGCATGCTGGCAATAGATGCCAAAGGCAATATCTCGGGCGGATGCACCACCAGTGGCATGGCTTTTAAATTGCATGGCCGCGTAGGCGATAGCCCTATTATAGGTGCTGGCCTTTATGTAGATAATGAAGTTGGCGGTGCCACATCAACCGGTGTGGGCGAAGAAGTGATCCGTAACGTGGGCAGCTTTTTAGTGGTTGAACTGATGAGGCAGGGATTATCGCCGGAAGATGCCTGCAAGGAAGCCGTACAACGCATTATTAAAAAGAAGCCCGAAATAGCCAAAAAAATCCAGGTAGGCTTTTTAGCCATCAATAAAAAAGGCGAATACGGTGCGTATGCCATACAAAGCGGTTTTTCGTACGCGGTATGCAACGCCCAGCAGCAGGATCTGTTAATTCCGGGTAAGAGTTATTATAAATAGAGTTCATAGATCATGGTTGATGGTTCATAGTAAAAAACTGTTAAGCGCCGTAGCAAAGCAAGTTCGGCTATGAACCATGAACTATCAACCATGAACCAACAAAAAAGCACATGTCACAATTGATATCACTCGAAGTTTGCGCAAATTCGGTAACATCGGCCCTGGCAGCCCAGGATGGAGGTGCAGTGCGGGTTGAATTGTGCGAAAATTTGAAGGATGGTGGCACTACCCCCTCGCACGGAAGTATATTGATGGCCCGCAGCCTGTTGCATATTAAATTGTATGTACTGATCCGTCCGCGGGGCGGCGATTTTTTGTACAACGATATGGAGTACAAACTGATGATGGCCGATATCAGGTACTGCATTGATGCCGGATGCGATGGTGTTGTGATAGGTATTTTGAAAGAGGATGGCAACATAGATGTAGAGCGCTGTACCGAAATGGTACGCCTTGCCCGGCAATGGGGTCTTGGCGTAACTTTTCACCGGGCCTTTGATATGTGCGTCGATCAGCACAAAGCACTTGAGCAGATTATTGAAATGGGCTGCGAGCGGATCCTTACCTCGGGAGGTAAAAGCACCGCCATTGAGGGAGCCAGCAATCTTAACCGCCTTATTGAACAGGCCGCAGGCAGGTTAAGCATTATGCCCGGCAGCGGTGTAAGTGAAGCCAATGTTGCCGATCTGGTACATTTTACCGGCGCTACCGAGGTTCACTCATCAGCACGGATTAAGATCCCGAGCAAAATGAAATATCATAATGAGCATATTATGATGAGCGCTGAAGCGGGGGATGAATATAGTATTGATGTAACCGGGGTTGAGCGTGTTAAAGAGTTGATCAGATTGGCGAATAGTTAGGATAGAAAATCAGTTGGGGATATCACCCGTTAGATCATAAACTGCCGCAGTATCTGAATAAAATATATTTATTATCTTTGTATTAAACTAAACAATGATTCAAGCATCTGATTTATAGTTTAATAAAAAGCTCAAAGATCATGGAAGTTAAAAAAATTGTTATATCTCCTGGTAACAAAAAGGCTATTGCTTTCTTTGAAGAATTAGATCGTAAAAAAGCCGAAACATTCAAGAAGATAGACGAAATGGCTGCGGCAAAGTTCTCATCTCTAAAGAAGAAATAATTACAAATTGGATAATTATTATTCTTTCCTTAAAGAGCAGGATGAAGATAGTAGTATATTCTACTATTTCGTGACATCTCAAAACTTTGTTTATACTGTTTATTTTAAGGTTGATGAATATTCCCACTATATTCAAAACTTCCCATTGTTATTACAAAGTGGGTATGCGTTAGGGTTTAGAAAAACAAGTTTGGCAGGGAACGAAAGTAACAAACTTTATGACGCTAAAATATTCCCAACTATTTATCAGGTGATTAATGATTTCGTTGAGTTTAACGGAAGCGAAACCGTACTTCTTTATCACTGCGACACATCTGATAAAAAACAACGGGAACGAAGCAGGTTATTCGATAAATGGGAAAGCTATGTAAAAGTCACCTGTTTAGAAAGACATAACGTCGAAGTTCGTATTAATGAATCAAGCTATTATCTGGGTTTTATTGCCAACAGTAATAACAGCAACATTGAAGTACTAAAACACGAGTTCAATGACTTTGCTTATTTTATTATTCGAGAAAAATAGTATTTAAACTAACCATTACAATTTTGGCAATCCTGCCATCCCCCTAAAAAAACGTAACCGGCAACACCAACTCTATCCTGTTACTCCCCGTTCCGCCAAAAAAGTCATCATCCAATAACCGGCTGTACCTGATACCGAAGGTGATACTGTTTTGATTAAAGAATTTAGTATCGAAATACAACGTACCACCTGCCGAGCGGAAATTTTGTTTAAAGCCGCTGCCATCGGTAAAAAAGTTTTTGGCGTTAACGTGGGTATAATCAAAAAACAGGGCGGCGCGTAAACGCATAATATAAAACAAGTTACCAAAGCCCGCATCAGGGTAAGCAAGGGGCAGGTGGTAGGTTAAGCCTACTTTATTCATATTATCAAGATTCTCGGCGGTATACCCCTTGGAGAAAGGAAAATCATTGGAGAAACTGATCACATTATCTTTCCCTTTTTGCTGATGGGCCAGGCTGATGGCAAGGCTGTGATTCACAAACAATCCGGGGAAATAAAATACGCCTGTGGTAAGCAGCTGAGTTGCACCCGAGCCTGAAATAGCCGATTTATAGTTTACACCGATACTTTGCGCAAACCTTGGATAGATGTTTTTTTGAGCCTGCTGGCTTTGGTTACTGAAGCTGATGTAATTATTAAGGTAACTGTATGATCTGTCGGCAAAACTGCTTTTGTAGGCACGTTGAAAATTGATGCTGTTAAAATATAAATCGCTGCCAAAGGTTACACCCATTGAGTGTTTGCCTTCGCTAAAATTTAGCGGTACCCTTAAGCCGCCGTGTACGGCAGTCTCATTCCAGTATACGTATTGGCCTTTAAAAAATCTGCGCCTATCCAGCGTATAATCTGCCCCGGCAGAAATATACGGGAACAGCGCGCCATAAATCGCATCGAACCCAAACTGCTTGTAACCCTCGTTGGTGTTATAATCAAATGAAAGTTCGGACTGGAAGGTATTCAGCACGTTTTCGCCGGTAATTGCAAACGAATAGTTTGGATCGCTGATATTGGGGATGATGCTGTGAAAATTAAACAGGCCGTGCGCTTTTGAATATTTTGTAACAGGCAATGGTTTATCAGTCACATTATCCAATAAATGAGCAGCAGAATCTTTTTGAAGTGCCGTAATGCCCATATCAGGCAGATAGCGGGCATAAGTATCGTCGGCATCTATCCACTTCAAATCTTTTTTATCAGCCTGGTTAATATGATAACCATCGGCAGTAAAATCTACCCAGGCCAGTTTAGTATTGCCCACCGCCGGCTGGTAGTAGCCAATCCCGCTGTCGTGCCCGGTAGGCAGCATCTCAAATACCTTTCGGCTGTTCAGCATCATTACAAACAGGCGGTCATTTTTCCCATCGGTCTGGGTATAATAAAGGGTATCATTTTTAAGGTTGATAAAACCTATCGGGCGGTAGTCCGGGGAGGTTAAATTTACTGATGTTCCTGTTGAAATATCAGTAAGGGTGATGGCCATCTTCCCCTCGCTGTTGCGTGCAGCCGAAATCAGTTTATCATCACCGTAAAATTTAGGATAAGTATAAAAAAGCTTCTGCGGGTTTAGCACAACCTGTTTTAAAGCCCCTGCAGTGTCGAGTATATGCAGGGTACTTGCACCTGAGGGATCAACCTGTACAGCTACTATCTTATCAGTTTTATCGTTAAATGCCGGAGAGAAATATTTAGCCTTTGATGTAATGCGGTGTTCCTGCCCGGTTTTAACATCAAGCAGCATCAGTTCGCTGTAATTACGGTAGCCCCAGCGTAAATCGGGCCGGTAAGTGGCGTATATAATTTTGCCCTGCTTATAATCGAAATAAGAATCGAGCGAACTGGAGCGCGTGCTGATCTTCCTTTCTTTATCACCGGTTTTAATTACAAAGGCAGGCAGGTTATCGTAAGTTGTTTTAGCGTAGATAAGCGTGCTATCACCTGCAAAAGCCGGATACTGGCGATTGGCGTCAAAATGCCTTTTTTGTTCAGCAACCGGTTGTTTGCTATCCTCAATAAACTGTTGCTTAAAATGGTCGAATGCGCTTGCCGAAAATGTACTGAACGTTTCGCCTGTATATTTTTTCACTGCCCATTGAAAGGGATAAAAACCGCCCCGGTAAGCGGCGGCATCATGCGTTATGTTTTTCCAAACATTCTCACCATATTTTTCGCGGCCGTAGGCTACCATCATGTAACCAAGCGGATAATGATCGGGAATGTAATCGCGGTACGATCCGTTTCTGAGCTTCATGTAACTGTAGCTTTTATCGGCCGCCCACAGTGCGCGGTAACCTGCAAAAAAATAGGGTAACCTGCCCCTGCCCTGCTCGCTTACCAGTGTTTCGTTAAACACGGCATCACCCTCAAAAAGCCAGTTGGGGATACCCAGATCATTGCCCAGCGCCTGCCCGCCCTCGCCAAAAATAAAACTCAAAACCCGCGAAATACCTACATTGAAGTTATTGTATTGCTGTACATGCCTAAACTCGTGTATGGCCAGTTGCTGCGGCCATGGCAGGCTGCCTATGTCAAAACTGTTTTGTTCAGGAGTTAAATAAAACTCGCTCCTGAAGGGGGCTAAGCCCACATAACCATTAGCTATAGTGGTTTGGTTTTGAAGCACCACGCTAATTTGCCTCTGCCTGAAACCTATGGTTGGACGGATCCGGTTATTCATCTGCCCCATAATATTGGCCACCTTTAACCCGGCCGAATCAAGTCCGGCAGGAAAAATGATCCGGGCAACGGGCGTGTTTACCTGTCGCCATTTGATGGATGGCGGATTGCCGCCAAATGTTTGGGCTTTTGATAAGGTAACAGAAAGCAGTAATGCCGGAAGAATTAATTTTCGAAGCGTTTTATAACCGGTAGGCAGATGATTCATCGGGATGAAAGTAAGCACAAATTGCGTGTTTAGCAACGTGAAAGTTTCGATTTAAAATGGCAAAAAAAACACCCGCCAGGAACCGGCGGGTGTAAAATACAACGTTAAAAGAGAAGGTTTAGGTATGCAATATTTTTTACGGACGACTAAAGGGTAAGTCTTATGCCCGGTATTATTTAGTAACGCGTCCAACCATCCTTTACAAAGCTTTTATGCTATGGTACCACTATCAACAATATTGTTATCTCCCCGCCGCCGATTCACTTTGTTTTGTTAGTTTTAATCAATGTCTAAATTTCGGCATAAAAAAGGCGCCGCGCAATCCGTGAAAACACGGTATTTTTCACCGTTTATTGACGGGTGAAAAATACCGGCATAAAAAGTTATATCATATTTTGATTACCTTTTTACTACCGTGTTTGGGGGCATCGTTGCGTCCGGGTTTAGGAATATGTTTCACGATAGCTATCAGTGTATGCGCTATTGCAGCTGTTGCCTTTATACCAAAATGCACAAAGGGTTTCATTACCTGCCAGGCGTTAGTGTGTTGATGCCGGGTTTCGGGGCTTCGTTTTCCTATTTTTTTTATATTGCTGGCTGCCATAATTTTCCATGTTTATAATAAACTGAATAAAAACCCTGCCAAACAGTTTACAAACCTTTTAAATTTCAGGCGGTATGTGTTTTTTTCTTCAATTCAATCACGGTAATCTCGGGCCAGATGCCCAATCTGCCCGAAAAGGCGAGGAAGCCAAAACCCCGGTTTACATATAAGTACCTGTTCTTCTGGTTGATTAATCCCGCCCAATCAAGATAACGATATTGTACCGGACTCCATCTGAAACCTGCAGTTTCCACACCGAACTGAGCACCATGAGTATGGCCGGATAGGGTGAGGTGAATAGTTGTTGGATGGAACCGAACCTGCTCCTCCCAATGGGTAGGATCGTGCGAGAGTAGTATTTTGAATGCATCTTCCGGTACCCCCTGCATTGCTTTTTCCAAATCGCCGAGCTGAATGAAGCCTCTGCCCCAGTTTTGAATCCCTATCAATGAAATTTTTTGGCCACCTTTTTCAAGAGTTATATTTTCATCCAACAATAAACGGTAACCTAACTCTTTGTGATGCTGTTTGAGTTTTTCAAGATTAGCTACCTTATCCTGAGGAGTATCCCATTGGATATAATCGCCATAATCGTGGTTGCCTAAAATGGAGAACTGGCCAAACGGAGCTTTGATCTGCCCGAATCTGTCGATATAGGGTTCTATTTCGGAAGCTGCATTATTTACCAGGTCGCCGGTAAAAACAAACAGGTCGCTTTTTTGAGCTTTAGCCAGATCTATTCCGCGCTGCATGGCTTCTGCGTTATCAAAACTGCCCGAATGGATATCAGATAGCTGGGTGATGGTAAAACCATCAAAGGCATCAGGTAAATCATCAAAATACAAGGTAGTGCGATGTACTTTATAATCGTACTTGCCCTTAAACATGGCATAAAAAAACGAAGTAAAAGGCACAGCGGCTACTAAAACGGCTATCTCGCTAATAAATTTACGCCTGCCGGGGAAGACGGATTTACCGTTTGCCTTCGCGTTATTGCTTAAAAGGTTGAAAATCCCTGTAAAAAACCTCGCAAGATCTCCCAAAAACAAAATCAATATAAAAACTACCTTAGTAACCAAAAAGGTAAGGAACAGGCTCAGCATCCATTCATGAAATGGCCGCATGCCTTTAGCTGTGCTGAATGCGCCAAAACCGGATATAAAAAGAACGGTCACGCCTACCGATATTAGCAGGTATCCCCACAAAACAATATTACGCCAAAGGCTTGATGGCCAGTCGGCAGTGAGGGTTCTTAACCCCGAATACACATACCAATCCATCAGTAAGCTTATTGCCGAAGCAATTAAAAACACGCGTATAAAGCCTCCGTTGTGCATATAAAATTATCAAAGTATGCAATTTAAGCAAGTAAGGGTTATGTTATAGCCCCTGCGGGGATTTTTTTAAATCAGGAATACAAATTGCCATGGTTTATTGTAAAATATATGATGCTGATTTTGAACTCTGCAACTATTACCTATTTTTAGGCAATTATCTCACACCTCCCAAAAATGAATTTGAAATACCTGCTGTTATCAGCAAGCCTTTTGGTGGCATCACAAGCCATCGCACAAACTAAAACCGATACCGTTTTCTTTGAAGATTTTAATAAACCTGCCATCGACCGCAGCAAATGGAACGTTGAAATAACCGGGCACACCGTTAATGATGAACAACAAGCTTATGTTGATTCGGCGGCTACATTGTACCTTGTTGATGGAAAAGCTGAGGGTGCTGTAAATGGTGCATTGGTGTTAAAGGCACTTTATCAGCCAGGCTTTACCAGTAAGGAACAGCGTAAATATGATTTTATTTCGGGCAGGATCAACGCCCGCGCTAAAATGGAGTTTACTTACGGTACGGCTTCGGCCAGGATGAAAATGGCTGCCGGTGCAGGTTTGTGGCCTGCCTTCTGGGCACTTGGCAACGGTAAATGGCCCGACTGCGGCGAAATAGATATTATGGAAACTGTAGGCGACTCGAGTTGGGTAAGCCACGCACTGCATGGCCCGGGCTATTTTGGCGATACGCCGATAGTAAAAAGGGTGTCCTTCCCGGCCGGTATCGATGTTACGCAGTGGCATGTGTACACGGTAGATTGGTCGCCCGAGAGCCTCATTTTTAAGGTAGATGGCAAGGTTACCTATACCGTAACCAAAACCATGGTTGAAAAATATGGCCGCTGGGCTTTTGATAATAAAAAGTTTGTGATCCTCAATTTCGCCATCGGCGGCGGCTACCCCGGCGGGGTTAATAAGGTTACCAAGCCTTACCATGGCTTATCACAAACCACCGTGGATAAAATTAAAGCCGGGCAGGCCAAAGTATTTGTAGACTGGGTATTGATAACTAAAAACGCGAATTAATATTATTGATGAGATTTGTAAAATAAAGGTTATTTAAATTTTACTTTCATAAAACATAAGCCAAATTTTATTGCCATATTTTTGAATTATCAAAAAAACCAACATCTACCCATGGCCATATTAACCGTTCAAATCCCCGATACCGAAATCCTCACGCTATCAAGTATAGTGGAGCAAATTTCGGGCAGTATTATAAAAGTTACTTCTGAAGACGAAATTCATACAAGTGATTGCATTGTGCACAAAGACGATATTTATATTAAAAACAAACTGGAGGGTAAATTTCACCGTCACCTGTGGAATGATTGAAAATTAATCGAACAATCCGGTTTTAATCGCCATAAACAAAACAGGCCGTGCTGATGAAGCGCGGCCTGCTTTGTTTTATATCTCTTTTTTAATTTTGGATAATTACACGTTCGTGTACCCTAACTCTTTCTTCGTGACGGTGCCTGCGACGTTCGCGGTACTCGACAGAACAGCTTGTAAAGCCCATAGCCGCTAATATTAGCAAAGCAATTGAGCGTGAAACGGTGGTTTTCATAGCAGATGATTTATGTTTTAATAAATATGTCTCCATAAATCATTTATCGTGCCGAAACATTGCCACAAACAAGGCCGTAATACTGTTGTTACATAGATACAACCAATTATCAGGCAGCGTAACATCCTGCAGGTAAGCCTAAGACCTAAGTAGCAGCCGGTTTAGCCATACCAGTATTAAACCTATAACCAAAAAGGCAACCAGCATGAAAACAGCATTAATAAACACCTGGTAAGCGCCCAGTTTATCTATATCCAAAAAAGGGTACGGATATAAATGGCATAAAGCTCCCCTAACAAAAATATAAACCGAGTACAAAAAAGGGAACCACAGCCAGTTAAGGGCCTGGGTGTACTTTAACAGTGTTTTAGGAGCATACAATAGCCAGCAGATT
The sequence above is a segment of the Mucilaginibacter celer genome. Coding sequences within it:
- a CDS encoding helix-turn-helix transcriptional regulator, coding for MNRIDRISAILIQLQSRRVVKAGDIADRFNISLRTVYRDIKTLEEAGIPLIGEAGVGYSIMDGYRLPPVMFTREEATAFLTAEKFVEKLTDTTTMAQYQSAMYKVRAILKSHEKDALENLDGSIEVLKSHSQKRADNANHIQTILDAIIYKKVICIDYFAFHSQQDTKRDVEPIGVFYLDSFWHLIGYCRLPNDYRDFRLDRIRKLTVTDKSYVGSNHPTLKDYIDKTACEKHLEQVVIRVDKEIHNYLDQQKYYSGFVSEKNIGNKIEMTFLTMSIEGFARWYMMFGDRAEIIKPDALLQRVREITSGIAQKIN
- a CDS encoding DUF2007 domain-containing protein; protein product: MAAQPEEKIITFETYYDVMLAHIIRTKLEGYGIPCFIADENTIGSNPLYNQAVGGIKLKIFERDLERCREILAAEGDLHDQDHIEIDDETLNAVICPYCGSTNVRYGSATEKRVHWLTAIVSFFLMIFPFYSRKAWHCFNCQRDFE
- a CDS encoding N(4)-(beta-N-acetylglucosaminyl)-L-asparaginase produces the protein MYNRRKFIKLSAAGASLAALSKSTIAKTITPRPEGGYPIVISTWDFGIIANKGAWKVLSAGGRALDAIEAGARIPEAEDITNHTVGRTGLPDRDGHVTLDSCIMDEFGNCGSVAAMENIAHPISVARMVMEKTPHVMLVGEGATQFAVEQGMKKEKLLTTETEKIWKEWLKTAKYSPVMNIENGGKPGNKYNHDTIGMLAIDAKGNISGGCTTSGMAFKLHGRVGDSPIIGAGLYVDNEVGGATSTGVGEEVIRNVGSFLVVELMRQGLSPEDACKEAVQRIIKKKPEIAKKIQVGFLAINKKGEYGAYAIQSGFSYAVCNAQQQDLLIPGKSYYK
- a CDS encoding copper homeostasis protein CutC, translating into MSQLISLEVCANSVTSALAAQDGGAVRVELCENLKDGGTTPSHGSILMARSLLHIKLYVLIRPRGGDFLYNDMEYKLMMADIRYCIDAGCDGVVIGILKEDGNIDVERCTEMVRLARQWGLGVTFHRAFDMCVDQHKALEQIIEMGCERILTSGGKSTAIEGASNLNRLIEQAAGRLSIMPGSGVSEANVADLVHFTGATEVHSSARIKIPSKMKYHNEHIMMSAEAGDEYSIDVTGVERVKELIRLANS
- a CDS encoding DUF6169 family protein, which produces MDNYYSFLKEQDEDSSIFYYFVTSQNFVYTVYFKVDEYSHYIQNFPLLLQSGYALGFRKTSLAGNESNKLYDAKIFPTIYQVINDFVEFNGSETVLLYHCDTSDKKQRERSRLFDKWESYVKVTCLERHNVEVRINESSYYLGFIANSNNSNIEVLKHEFNDFAYFIIREK
- a CDS encoding metallophosphoesterase; this translates as MHNGGFIRVFLIASAISLLMDWYVYSGLRTLTADWPSSLWRNIVLWGYLLISVGVTVLFISGFGAFSTAKGMRPFHEWMLSLFLTFLVTKVVFILILFLGDLARFFTGIFNLLSNNAKANGKSVFPGRRKFISEIAVLVAAVPFTSFFYAMFKGKYDYKVHRTTLYFDDLPDAFDGFTITQLSDIHSGSFDNAEAMQRGIDLAKAQKSDLFVFTGDLVNNAASEIEPYIDRFGQIKAPFGQFSILGNHDYGDYIQWDTPQDKVANLEKLKQHHKELGYRLLLDENITLEKGGQKISLIGIQNWGRGFIQLGDLEKAMQGVPEDAFKILLSHDPTHWEEQVRFHPTTIHLTLSGHTHGAQFGVETAGFRWSPVQYRYLDWAGLINQKNRYLYVNRGFGFLAFSGRLGIWPEITVIELKKKTHTA
- a CDS encoding glycoside hydrolase family 16 protein, yielding MNLKYLLLSASLLVASQAIAQTKTDTVFFEDFNKPAIDRSKWNVEITGHTVNDEQQAYVDSAATLYLVDGKAEGAVNGALVLKALYQPGFTSKEQRKYDFISGRINARAKMEFTYGTASARMKMAAGAGLWPAFWALGNGKWPDCGEIDIMETVGDSSWVSHALHGPGYFGDTPIVKRVSFPAGIDVTQWHVYTVDWSPESLIFKVDGKVTYTVTKTMVEKYGRWAFDNKKFVILNFAIGGGYPGGVNKVTKPYHGLSQTTVDKIKAGQAKVFVDWVLITKNAN